From Haloarcula hispanica ATCC 33960, the proteins below share one genomic window:
- a CDS encoding DUF7286 family protein has translation MVSVRDDTRGRIPFALLGVLLLVSSLTLAPTFVSEPAPSETAVERALNQATAETQVAVRDGVSTAGRQAAANPVVTPADTPTGRVLNGSTAFRDSLRIRAYLRVADRLERVTGRSGDVTVTASLPTVSNASDLRAAKRRVSVERAGPNETAMRATVENIVLTVRRNGAVVSTRRVSPTVVVPNQALMLHDQVSTYQTRLNNGLDKPGLSQRMTARLYPMAWARGYAQYGGAGVENVVANRHVSLATNGALLGVQRSTFGRSDPAGRRALTEATAMTGIEDVVRGSRGSAVSSDVLDQADYKPVSETPPRPKSTASPSPGDSMTIGVNETADTAFRSVTEPSALNETLEDAYTVEVALEVDEHRLGGGPPGKPASPGSEWTLVADRTTTSVEAVGNASGGVATPDGWHRLETFSRTVERQYTRTAVWQNGSVRRRTTVSSTARYRVTVAVVGRHHGRSVAPNRSIRTAHDASASPLNGSNLADVEPKAMDRLVGHAGGRDETAERVVDDSLGRTEATVTADRPPELHEWVYRDLMALREPIRNTTVTVERGRVGTFETNPPRELRERVAQRRADLAAVPDTYDSTAQKARAAARLTYLNAVLTELDRQASVRDSNRKRVDAQLTERTEGSLRALRKGLTARETRVPRSRPVPVGPAGPVRTRVDTQTPYLTLAELNESRYRALDGSEHPLVARNANVFTVPYGDAADAVVGGAFEGGDRVRLATAANALAAANETLEDESSATLASERDALQREVEAANEELTTTLWLAVSQHTEAEQGESKAIVTEALSPWDTPAARALALTNGSAQERVAHVAGARLNLTRVERDRLRLTLFSVDTPATRPTLESTNGTASAVRSVAKDELSKALANAGEQKVQQFAKKRLGTDKLPAGLPLAPPVTPWYATANIWWVTVKGEYARFAVSASHGPPREPGARTTYARDGHNVTLDVDDDGSTERLGTADRVSFSADTGVVVVVPPKPRGVGDKGGTAVEESSGWPHAGT, from the coding sequence GTGGTCTCCGTGAGGGACGACACCCGCGGCCGGATCCCGTTCGCGTTGCTCGGCGTCCTCCTTCTGGTAAGCAGCCTCACGCTGGCCCCGACGTTCGTTAGCGAGCCGGCCCCGAGCGAAACAGCCGTCGAGCGGGCGCTGAATCAGGCCACGGCGGAGACGCAGGTCGCCGTGCGGGACGGCGTCTCGACGGCCGGCCGGCAGGCGGCCGCGAACCCGGTCGTCACGCCGGCCGATACGCCCACTGGCCGGGTGCTGAACGGCTCGACGGCGTTCCGGGACTCGCTCAGAATCCGCGCCTATCTCCGGGTTGCGGACCGACTGGAGCGCGTCACCGGCCGAAGCGGTGACGTGACCGTGACCGCCAGTTTGCCGACGGTTTCTAACGCGAGCGACCTCCGGGCTGCGAAACGTCGCGTCTCGGTCGAACGCGCCGGGCCGAACGAGACCGCGATGCGGGCGACGGTCGAGAATATCGTTCTGACGGTTCGGCGCAACGGAGCGGTGGTCTCGACACGGCGGGTTTCGCCGACCGTCGTCGTTCCGAACCAGGCGCTCATGCTCCACGACCAGGTGTCAACCTACCAGACGCGGTTGAACAACGGTCTGGACAAGCCGGGCCTGAGCCAGCGGATGACAGCGCGGCTGTACCCGATGGCGTGGGCGAGAGGATATGCCCAGTACGGCGGCGCAGGCGTCGAGAACGTCGTCGCGAACCGGCACGTCTCGCTGGCGACGAACGGCGCACTGCTCGGCGTCCAGCGGTCGACCTTCGGGCGGAGTGACCCCGCCGGTCGTCGTGCTCTGACAGAGGCGACAGCGATGACGGGAATCGAAGACGTCGTTCGGGGGAGCAGGGGTTCCGCTGTCTCCAGCGACGTGCTCGATCAGGCCGACTACAAACCGGTCAGCGAGACGCCGCCGCGCCCGAAGTCCACGGCCAGTCCGAGCCCGGGGGATTCGATGACCATCGGCGTCAACGAGACGGCCGACACCGCGTTCCGGTCCGTCACCGAGCCGTCGGCGCTCAACGAAACGCTCGAAGACGCGTACACCGTCGAGGTAGCGCTGGAAGTCGACGAGCACCGACTGGGCGGGGGGCCGCCGGGGAAGCCGGCCTCGCCGGGCAGCGAGTGGACACTAGTCGCCGACCGGACGACTACATCCGTTGAGGCGGTCGGGAACGCCAGCGGGGGTGTTGCGACGCCGGACGGCTGGCACAGATTGGAGACGTTCAGCCGGACCGTCGAGCGACAGTACACGCGGACCGCCGTCTGGCAGAACGGGTCAGTGCGTCGGCGCACGACTGTGTCGAGCACCGCGCGCTATCGCGTGACCGTCGCCGTCGTCGGCCGCCATCACGGCCGCTCAGTGGCACCGAACCGCTCGATTCGGACCGCACACGACGCCAGCGCAAGCCCGTTGAACGGGTCGAACCTCGCCGATGTGGAGCCGAAAGCGATGGACAGGCTCGTCGGCCACGCCGGGGGGAGAGACGAGACCGCCGAGCGAGTCGTCGACGACAGCCTGGGCCGGACGGAAGCGACGGTGACGGCCGACCGACCACCGGAACTGCACGAGTGGGTGTATCGGGACCTGATGGCTCTACGGGAGCCAATCCGCAACACGACCGTCACCGTCGAGCGCGGACGTGTAGGGACCTTCGAGACGAATCCCCCGCGGGAACTTCGGGAGCGGGTCGCACAGCGCCGTGCCGACCTCGCGGCCGTGCCGGACACCTACGACAGTACGGCCCAGAAGGCCCGCGCCGCGGCCCGGCTGACCTATCTGAATGCAGTGTTGACGGAGCTAGATAGGCAGGCCTCGGTTCGGGACAGTAACCGGAAGCGAGTCGACGCACAGCTAACGGAACGCACCGAGGGGTCGCTGCGTGCCCTCCGGAAAGGATTGACGGCCCGTGAGACGCGCGTCCCCCGGTCACGCCCGGTCCCGGTCGGTCCGGCCGGTCCCGTCAGGACGCGGGTCGATACGCAAACGCCGTATCTGACGCTGGCCGAACTGAACGAGAGTCGGTATCGCGCGCTGGACGGAAGCGAGCATCCGCTGGTGGCGCGGAACGCGAACGTGTTCACGGTCCCCTACGGCGACGCCGCCGACGCCGTCGTTGGCGGTGCGTTCGAGGGTGGCGATAGGGTGCGCCTTGCAACGGCAGCGAACGCACTCGCAGCCGCGAACGAAACCCTCGAAGACGAGTCGAGCGCCACGCTCGCTTCGGAACGTGATGCGCTCCAGCGGGAGGTGGAAGCGGCCAACGAGGAGCTGACGACGACGCTCTGGCTGGCAGTCTCCCAGCACACTGAAGCTGAACAGGGCGAGAGCAAGGCCATTGTCACTGAAGCGCTGTCGCCATGGGACACACCGGCGGCCCGAGCGCTGGCGCTGACCAACGGCTCCGCGCAGGAACGGGTCGCCCACGTCGCCGGTGCCCGGCTGAACCTCACGCGGGTCGAACGCGACCGTCTCCGCCTGACGCTGTTCTCAGTCGACACGCCAGCGACCAGACCGACGCTGGAGTCGACAAACGGGACGGCCTCGGCGGTACGGTCCGTTGCGAAAGACGAACTGAGCAAAGCGCTGGCGAACGCAGGGGAACAGAAGGTCCAGCAGTTCGCGAAGAAGCGTCTCGGAACGGACAAACTGCCGGCTGGCCTCCCGCTGGCACCGCCGGTCACCCCCTGGTACGCGACGGCGAACATCTGGTGGGTTACCGTCAAGGGCGAGTACGCCAGGTTCGCCGTCTCTGCGAGTCACGGCCCGCCGAGGGAGCCAGGCGCACGGACCACCTATGCGCGTGACGGGCACAACGTCACGCTCGACGTGGACGACGACGGATCGACAGAGCGATTGGGTACCGCCGACCGCGTCTCGTTCAGCGCCGATACGGGCGTTGTCGTCGTGGTACCGCCCAAACCGCGCGGGGTCGGTGACAAGGGCGGGACCGCCGTGGAGGAATCGAGCGGGTGGCCGCACGCAGGTACCTGA
- a CDS encoding DUF5791 family protein: MLRGEFPDAGEQSHEELLAAYSTVLAETVETVGIEEIVAETDLDQATVTAFADSDIGDRTLDEAVSVLATHPNRPDADALQAEAQDILLMGMTTAVIDVESLASGIDDELEPKEIQQKIEGRYPITLAEYALLHSYIEGEKR; this comes from the coding sequence ATGCTTCGAGGCGAGTTTCCGGACGCGGGCGAGCAGTCCCACGAGGAGTTACTGGCGGCCTACAGCACTGTGCTGGCCGAGACAGTCGAGACAGTCGGCATCGAGGAAATCGTCGCCGAGACCGATCTCGATCAAGCGACAGTGACAGCGTTCGCCGACAGCGATATCGGCGACCGAACGCTCGATGAGGCGGTCTCGGTCCTGGCGACCCACCCGAACCGGCCGGACGCCGACGCGCTGCAGGCCGAAGCGCAGGACATCCTCCTGATGGGGATGACGACAGCCGTGATAGACGTAGAATCGCTGGCCTCCGGCATCGACGACGAACTGGAGCCGAAAGAGATCCAGCAGAAAATCGAGGGTCGCTACCCGATAACACTGGCCGAGTACGCCCTCCTGCACAGCTACATCGAGGGGGAGAAGCGGTGA
- a CDS encoding SDR family oxidoreductase, with the protein MTERVAILGCGYVGLELGRQLRSSHEVVGVRRSDDGIAAIEDAGFEAVRADVTDPESLSAVPDADWLVFAASSGGRGAEAAREVYVEGLRTAIDHFWSRADPPERLVYTSSTGVYGDHDGAWVDEETGLDPQTEKTEVLAEAERVARERPVEHGGHGSVARFAGLYGPDRYRLERYLEGPVTAGYLNMVHRADAAGAVRHLLTGDHREEVVLVVDDEPVEKWAFADWLAEQCDVPFPPKQTTAERLADDSLSETAKRRIQTSKRCSNDRLHELGYEFEYPTFREGYRDAVREYRQN; encoded by the coding sequence GTGACGGAACGCGTCGCCATTCTAGGCTGTGGCTACGTCGGCTTGGAACTCGGACGGCAGTTGCGGAGCAGCCACGAGGTCGTGGGCGTTCGCCGGTCCGACGACGGCATCGCAGCTATAGAGGACGCCGGCTTCGAAGCGGTCCGCGCCGACGTGACCGACCCCGAGTCGCTGTCGGCGGTGCCGGACGCCGACTGGCTCGTCTTCGCCGCGAGTTCCGGCGGCAGGGGAGCTGAGGCCGCCCGCGAAGTGTACGTTGAGGGACTCCGGACGGCTATCGACCACTTCTGGTCGCGGGCGGACCCGCCCGAGCGACTGGTGTACACCTCCAGCACCGGCGTCTACGGCGACCACGACGGCGCGTGGGTCGACGAAGAGACGGGGCTGGACCCACAGACCGAGAAGACCGAGGTACTGGCCGAAGCAGAGCGCGTAGCCCGTGAGCGCCCCGTGGAACACGGCGGCCACGGCTCGGTCGCTCGCTTCGCCGGCCTGTACGGCCCGGACCGCTACCGACTGGAGCGGTACCTGGAGGGACCGGTGACGGCCGGCTACCTGAACATGGTCCACCGGGCCGACGCGGCCGGGGCCGTGCGCCACCTGCTGACGGGAGACCACCGGGAGGAAGTCGTGCTGGTCGTCGACGACGAACCCGTCGAGAAGTGGGCATTCGCCGACTGGCTGGCCGAACAGTGTGACGTCCCGTTCCCGCCGAAACAGACGACGGCGGAACGACTGGCCGACGACAGCCTCTCGGAGACGGCGAAGCGCCGTATTCAGACGAGCAAGCGATGCTCGAACGACCGGCTCCACGAACTGGGATACGAATTCGAGTACCCGACATTCCGGGAAGGGTACCGCGACGCCGTCCGGGAATACCGGCAAAATTAG
- a CDS encoding DHH family phosphoesterase, which translates to MTRVAAGGLQIDAAAAFASENPLLVAGVAVVLLALLGAGIWLRRYLSRTPGERLRRTLTGYDRIAVLMHPNPDPDAMASALAVNQLVAGTDTSASLLYPGEIRRPENRAFQTVLDLDFDHIETVDDIDGEAVVLVDHNTARGFPGAEEIEPVAVIDHHPGNGSGDEFTDIRSDYGACATIFASYFNQLEFEFSDTQGNGGIDIDASPAETIPCALATGLMYGIQSDTRSLTNGCKSEDFAAAAYLYDGMDSDLLNRIANPQVDAEVLDVKSRAIGKREVRAPYAFSDVGEVSNTDAIPQAADELETLEGVSAVVVVGEKKGTMRIAGRSRDDRVHIGRAIEAVVDDIPMAEGGGHARMGGGKVPVEHMAGLGPSNGVSREDFRERVFDAMSGEL; encoded by the coding sequence ATGACACGCGTTGCCGCCGGCGGACTCCAGATCGACGCCGCCGCGGCGTTCGCTAGCGAGAACCCCCTGCTGGTCGCTGGTGTCGCTGTGGTTCTTCTCGCCCTCCTCGGTGCCGGCATCTGGTTGCGTCGGTATCTCAGCCGAACGCCCGGCGAGCGACTGCGTCGGACGCTGACCGGCTACGACCGGATCGCGGTGTTGATGCACCCGAACCCGGACCCGGACGCGATGGCCTCCGCGCTGGCCGTCAACCAACTCGTCGCCGGCACTGATACGTCAGCGTCGTTGCTGTACCCCGGGGAGATACGCCGCCCGGAGAACCGGGCCTTCCAGACGGTGCTGGATCTGGATTTCGACCACATCGAGACTGTCGACGACATCGACGGCGAGGCAGTCGTCCTCGTCGACCACAACACGGCACGCGGCTTCCCCGGTGCCGAAGAGATAGAACCGGTCGCCGTCATCGACCACCATCCCGGCAACGGCAGCGGGGACGAGTTCACGGACATCCGGTCCGATTACGGGGCCTGTGCGACCATCTTCGCGAGCTACTTCAATCAGTTGGAGTTCGAGTTCAGCGACACACAGGGGAACGGGGGTATCGATATCGACGCGTCACCGGCAGAGACCATCCCCTGTGCGCTGGCGACGGGGCTGATGTACGGTATCCAGTCGGACACCCGGTCGCTGACCAACGGGTGTAAGTCCGAGGACTTCGCGGCTGCCGCGTACCTCTACGATGGGATGGACAGCGACCTGCTCAACCGCATCGCGAACCCGCAGGTCGACGCCGAAGTCCTCGACGTGAAATCCCGAGCCATCGGGAAACGAGAGGTGCGAGCGCCCTACGCGTTCAGTGATGTGGGCGAGGTGTCGAACACGGACGCGATTCCGCAGGCGGCGGACGAACTGGAGACGTTAGAGGGCGTCTCGGCGGTCGTCGTTGTCGGCGAGAAGAAAGGGACCATGCGCATCGCCGGGCGCTCGCGGGACGACCGCGTCCACATCGGCCGGGCGATAGAGGCCGTCGTCGACGATATCCCGATGGCCGAGGGCGGCGGCCACGCTCGGATGGGCGGCGGCAAGGTCCCGGTCGAGCACATGGCCGGCCTCGGCCCCAGTAACGGCGTTTCCCGGGAAGATTTCCGCGAGCGGGTGTTCGATGCGATGAGCGGCGAACTGTGA
- a CDS encoding aldo/keto reductase → MATREATWAYRDDHDEFARTFYRRFGDGVVSSIGIGTYLGDPTDERDASYHDAIVTALESGINVVDTAINYRHQRSERVVGDAVADAEVDRDAIAVATKGGFIPFDGERPADPGAFVRSEYLDTGIVDRDDLVAGQHCIAPDYIDDQVDRSLANLGLDTIDLYYVHNPETQLKSKSREAVYDQLEATFERLEERAAAGDIEHYGVATWEAFRVAAAHDSYLSLPEVVERARAAAETVGNAATHLRAIQLPFNVSMADAFTVESHDGAEGAQSALWFAHEAGLDVFTSASIMQGKLAAAVPDDVAAKLSGETSAQRAINFARSAPGVTCSLVGTGSVEHARENVDAGRYEPLGADAFDAVFE, encoded by the coding sequence ATGGCCACACGGGAGGCGACCTGGGCGTACCGGGACGACCACGACGAGTTCGCGCGCACGTTCTACCGGCGGTTCGGCGACGGCGTCGTCTCCAGCATCGGCATCGGAACGTACCTCGGCGACCCGACCGACGAGCGGGACGCGAGTTACCACGACGCTATCGTGACGGCACTCGAATCCGGCATCAACGTCGTCGACACGGCGATAAACTACCGTCACCAGCGCTCCGAGCGGGTCGTCGGCGACGCCGTCGCGGACGCCGAGGTGGACCGCGATGCGATTGCCGTTGCGACGAAAGGAGGGTTCATCCCGTTCGACGGAGAGCGCCCGGCGGACCCCGGCGCGTTCGTCCGGTCGGAGTACCTCGACACCGGCATCGTGGACCGCGACGACCTCGTCGCGGGCCAGCATTGCATCGCGCCCGACTACATTGACGACCAGGTCGACCGCTCGCTCGCGAATCTGGGGCTGGACACCATCGACCTCTACTACGTCCACAATCCGGAGACGCAACTGAAATCCAAGTCCCGTGAAGCGGTGTACGACCAGCTAGAGGCAACCTTCGAGCGACTGGAGGAGCGCGCTGCAGCCGGCGACATCGAGCACTACGGTGTCGCGACGTGGGAGGCGTTCCGCGTGGCCGCTGCCCACGACAGCTATCTCTCGCTGCCCGAGGTCGTCGAGCGCGCACGCGCCGCGGCAGAGACGGTCGGCAACGCGGCGACGCATCTCCGCGCGATTCAGTTGCCGTTCAACGTCTCGATGGCCGACGCGTTCACCGTCGAATCCCACGACGGCGCGGAGGGGGCGCAGTCGGCGCTGTGGTTCGCTCACGAGGCCGGGCTGGACGTGTTCACCAGCGCATCCATCATGCAGGGCAAGCTGGCCGCAGCGGTCCCAGACGACGTGGCGGCGAAGCTCTCGGGCGAGACGAGCGCACAGCGCGCCATCAACTTCGCACGCAGCGCGCCGGGCGTGACCTGCTCGCTGGTCGGCACGGGCTCGGTCGAGCACGCCCGGGAGAACGTCGATGCCGGTCGGTACGAGCCGCTCGGTGCGGACGCGTTCGACGCCGTCTTCGAGTAG
- a CDS encoding HVO_0758 family zinc finger protein, translating into MDSVRKALRAGDVEKDNYGRLSCTSCDEPLATENDPDEVGKVRVCPECDGKWKELS; encoded by the coding sequence ATGGACTCAGTGAGGAAGGCCCTCCGGGCCGGCGACGTCGAGAAGGACAACTACGGACGGCTCTCCTGTACCAGCTGTGACGAGCCGCTCGCGACGGAGAACGACCCGGACGAGGTCGGGAAAGTGCGCGTCTGCCCCGAGTGCGACGGTAAGTGGAAGGAACTCAGCTAG
- a CDS encoding MFS transporter — protein MVFCINLARVVFAPLIEPIRATTGASDATLGLLATMAWAGSALPRLPTGVLLTRISRAKVIFGSGVVLTLGTTFTAFAFDPTLLLVGAFTMGLASGVYLTAANTLVSELYPERPGRALGQHGVASQLAAVGAPALISFVLIVGTWRTALQGIAVAAGLVTIAFTLIARRSQLPDAGSEDRDLLGAARAQWHIIVTSVATIGVAGLVWNGLFNFYVTYATSVGLSAGLGRTLLLLAFGAGVPAFYVSGRLADRLPSIPYLLTILAAFTGCVLVLPSLTGFWSLAAFSVVVGYVIHSIFPAVDAYLLGSLPDRHRASAYATYGAGMMVMQAPGSALVGRLLDAGVTFPTLLRGMGIALLVVLVAMVSLHLDGRLPSAARA, from the coding sequence ATGGTGTTCTGCATCAACCTCGCGAGAGTCGTCTTTGCACCACTTATCGAGCCGATCCGGGCGACGACGGGTGCGTCCGATGCGACGCTCGGACTGCTCGCAACGATGGCCTGGGCCGGGAGCGCCCTCCCGAGGCTTCCCACCGGCGTCCTGCTGACCCGGATATCGCGGGCGAAGGTCATCTTCGGCTCCGGTGTCGTGTTGACGCTCGGGACGACGTTCACCGCGTTCGCGTTCGACCCGACGTTGTTGCTCGTCGGCGCGTTCACTATGGGGCTTGCCAGCGGCGTCTACCTGACTGCGGCGAACACGCTGGTCAGCGAACTGTACCCGGAGCGGCCCGGCCGCGCCCTCGGGCAACATGGGGTCGCTTCCCAGCTCGCCGCCGTCGGCGCGCCGGCGCTGATCTCGTTCGTACTCATCGTCGGAACGTGGCGGACCGCGCTGCAGGGGATAGCGGTCGCCGCGGGACTGGTGACCATCGCGTTCACGCTCATTGCGAGACGCTCGCAACTCCCCGACGCCGGGAGCGAAGACCGCGACCTCCTCGGCGCGGCGCGCGCCCAGTGGCACATCATCGTCACCAGCGTCGCCACCATCGGCGTCGCGGGCCTGGTCTGGAACGGACTGTTCAACTTCTACGTCACCTACGCCACGAGCGTTGGGCTGTCCGCGGGGTTAGGTCGAACGCTGCTGTTGCTCGCGTTCGGCGCCGGCGTACCGGCCTTCTACGTCAGCGGTCGGCTGGCCGACCGTCTCCCGTCGATTCCGTATCTCCTGACGATTCTGGCGGCCTTTACCGGCTGTGTGCTGGTGCTCCCGTCACTGACCGGATTCTGGTCGCTGGCCGCGTTCAGCGTCGTCGTCGGCTACGTCATCCACAGCATCTTCCCGGCGGTGGACGCGTACCTGCTCGGCTCGCTCCCGGACCGCCACCGCGCGAGCGCCTACGCCACCTACGGCGCGGGAATGATGGTGATGCAGGCCCCCGGGAGCGCGCTCGTCGGCCGACTGCTTGATGCCGGCGTCACGTTTCCGACACTGCTTCGCGGCATGGGAATCGCGTTGCTCGTCGTCCTCGTTGCGATGGTGTCGCTGCACCTCGACGGTCGCCTGCCGAGCGCAGCCCGAGCCTAA
- a CDS encoding DUF7109 family protein has product MDLQPDELAGVVDLFGSLTRAELVDACGELAFKQGVDADPDAVAAAIDGAIDSYHLVAVDDHAADTDETLLVVGPVAFPALPDGAADLPHIMDVPSRDLARDAVIEAVKSRFREDAVMAVKNGDEDRVETLLDVSYDIEAWESVEMDGLRDRLDDV; this is encoded by the coding sequence ATGGACCTGCAACCGGACGAGCTGGCTGGCGTCGTCGACCTCTTCGGCTCGCTCACCAGAGCGGAACTCGTCGACGCCTGCGGCGAACTCGCCTTCAAGCAGGGCGTCGACGCCGACCCGGACGCGGTCGCGGCGGCCATCGACGGCGCTATCGACTCGTATCACCTCGTCGCCGTCGACGACCACGCCGCCGATACAGACGAGACGCTGCTGGTAGTCGGCCCGGTCGCGTTCCCGGCCCTGCCCGACGGCGCGGCCGACCTCCCGCATATCATGGACGTCCCGTCCCGCGACCTCGCGCGCGACGCTGTCATCGAGGCCGTCAAGTCCCGTTTCCGGGAGGACGCGGTGATGGCCGTCAAGAACGGCGACGAGGACCGCGTCGAGACACTGCTCGACGTGAGCTACGACATCGAAGCCTGGGAGAGCGTTGAAATGGACGGCCTCCGCGACCGTCTGGACGACGTGTGA
- a CDS encoding NUDIX hydrolase yields the protein MQFDRVAAHEPVVVDDEPQEAAVIAPVVTRPEGEAILFTKRADHLSDHPGQMSFPGGGREPEDEDLLRTALREANEEIGLDPLAVNVVGRLDDIRTITRYSVRPFVGRIPDRDYLPSDEEVAEIVPLPVSELTDLDNYESEHRDHPHYGEIRLHFFYVDGYTVWGATARMLVQLLELATDWRMPPEPDRYMEPDDDLPPSVRDEAE from the coding sequence ATGCAGTTCGACCGGGTCGCGGCCCACGAGCCAGTCGTCGTGGACGACGAGCCACAGGAGGCCGCCGTCATCGCCCCGGTGGTCACGCGACCCGAGGGCGAGGCGATACTGTTCACGAAACGCGCTGACCACCTGTCTGACCACCCCGGGCAGATGTCGTTCCCCGGCGGCGGCCGCGAACCCGAAGACGAGGACCTGCTGCGGACGGCGCTCCGGGAGGCCAACGAGGAGATCGGACTCGACCCGCTGGCAGTCAACGTCGTCGGCCGGCTGGACGACATCAGGACCATCACGCGCTACTCCGTGCGCCCGTTCGTCGGCCGGATCCCGGACCGCGACTATCTGCCCTCGGACGAGGAAGTCGCCGAGATCGTCCCCCTGCCGGTGTCGGAGCTGACGGACCTGGACAACTACGAGTCCGAACACCGCGACCATCCCCACTACGGCGAGATACGGCTCCACTTCTTCTACGTCGACGGCTACACCGTCTGGGGCGCGACGGCTCGGATGCTCGTCCAGTTGCTCGAACTCGCAACCGACTGGCGGATGCCGCCCGAGCCGGACCGCTACATGGAGCCGGACGACGACCTCCCGCCGAGCGTGCGCGACGAAGCTGAGTGA
- a CDS encoding DUF7388 family protein, protein MTTLTGATLAAAGIDAVALKPTEVDVSRATDLDIETLAIDYEGAAHVPEPDIIERLASTADVRVTTPVRADGFDPLGDDSGFDALPAGAGHVLVAGHSAYLSEDEAERAVAPRLRAAVDDASDPWVGTEGIERLALAVGGTQYELLSRTTARDVRTLRTAGFEGSIAVYAPLVLSNSEDAMLDAVGDYAARRGPVRNALPDGAPTDSRATGRARDVLKQAIRDYALVGSVETVAERTERLHDIGVDTIVGYPARGLDPFLS, encoded by the coding sequence ATGACCACGCTTACCGGTGCGACACTGGCGGCCGCCGGCATCGACGCGGTGGCGCTCAAGCCGACAGAAGTGGACGTGTCGCGGGCGACAGACCTCGACATCGAGACGCTCGCAATTGACTACGAGGGGGCGGCCCACGTCCCAGAACCGGACATTATCGAGCGACTGGCATCGACCGCCGACGTACGCGTCACCACGCCAGTCCGGGCCGACGGCTTCGATCCGCTGGGAGACGACAGCGGGTTCGACGCGCTGCCGGCCGGTGCGGGACACGTACTGGTCGCCGGCCACAGCGCGTATCTCTCGGAGGACGAGGCCGAACGGGCCGTCGCACCGCGGTTGCGGGCGGCCGTCGACGACGCCAGCGACCCCTGGGTCGGCACCGAGGGCATCGAACGCCTCGCGCTGGCGGTCGGGGGCACGCAGTACGAACTCCTCTCCCGGACGACGGCCCGCGACGTGCGGACGCTCCGGACGGCCGGCTTCGAGGGATCGATTGCCGTCTACGCCCCGCTGGTGCTCTCGAACAGCGAGGACGCGATGCTGGACGCCGTCGGCGACTACGCGGCCCGGCGCGGTCCGGTCCGGAACGCGCTGCCTGACGGTGCGCCGACGGACAGCCGAGCGACGGGTCGGGCCAGAGACGTACTCAAACAGGCCATCCGCGACTACGCGCTCGTCGGCTCCGTCGAGACAGTCGCCGAGCGAACCGAGCGACTCCACGACATCGGCGTCGACACAATTGTCGGCTATCCGGCGCGTGGGCTTGACCCCTTCCTCTCGTAA